A window from Theobroma cacao cultivar B97-61/B2 chromosome 3, Criollo_cocoa_genome_V2, whole genome shotgun sequence encodes these proteins:
- the LOC18605337 gene encoding zinc finger protein ZAT9 — protein sequence MGGHMRSHLAKLPIPPKLSLPSSSSTPAPNNSKSPPPSSSALSRDPSSEVNHMQPYRSELSSETESPRNPTGRRSKRLRKVALNMVGSPSDSVSSIVIPVIPAETETLSSEDAAMCLLMLSKDKWTTIKKEQKEVYYESIDDEEEFDGDGDDDVDENENNDDDDLFCVTNPGAQAHPKYKCETCNRVFKSHQALGGHRASHKNKQVIRASIEEGEEAEGEERGGAGGGDQIEQQRIFECPFCDKVFQSGQALGGHKKSHFTYLAVADKVPEKSSAVQLFDLNLPAPEYDDES from the coding sequence ATGGGTGGTCATATGAGATCTCACTTGGCTAAACTCCCGATTCCTCCAAAACTCAGCCTcccatcttcttcttcaaccCCAGCACCCAACAATAGTAAATCTCCACCTCCTTCTTCTTCTGCCCTTAGTCGTGATCCTTCCAGTGAGGTTAATCACATGCAGCCTTATCGATCTGAACTTTCTAGCGAGACCGAGTCTCCCAGGAACCCAACTGGGAGAAGATCCAAACGACTTCGTAAGGTTGCGTTGAACATGGTGGGCTCACCATCGGACTCGGTAAGTTCGATTGTTATCCCAGTAATCCCCGCTGAAACTGAAACTTTATCTAGTGAAGATGCTGCGATGTGTCTTTTGATGCTTTCTAAAGATAAGTGGACTACTataaaaaaagagcaaaaagaagTCTATTATGAGTCCATAGACGATGAAGAAGAGTTTGACGGTGACGGTGACGACGATGTGGATGAGAATGAgaacaatgatgatgatgacttGTTTTGCGTCACTAACCCTGGTGCCCAGGCTCACCCAAAGTACAAGTGTGAGACATGCAACAGAGTTTTTAAATCTCACCAGGCTTTGGGTGGGCATAGAGCTAGTCACAAGAACAAGCAGGTTATTAGGGCTTCTATCGAAGAAGGAGAGGAGGCTGAAGGAGAAGAGCGTGGCGGTGCTGGTGGTGGTGATCAGATTGAACAACAAAGAATCTTTGAGTGCCCGTTTTGTGACAAGGTGTTTCAGTCGGGTCAAGCACTTGGTGGGCACAAGAAAAGTCATTTTACTTACTTAGCTGTTGCTGATAAGGTTCCTGAGAAATCATCTGCTGTTCAATTGTTCGATCTTAATTTACCAGCTCCTGAATATGACGATGAAAGTTAG
- the LOC18605339 gene encoding structural maintenance of chromosomes protein 6A — translation MSYSRVLPDQIYGGQRSGAGTIKRIRLENFMCHSSLEIELCEGVNFITGQNGSGKSAMLTALCIAFGCRAKDTQRASKLKEFIKTGCSYAIVQVEIKNEGVDAFRPEIYGDYIMIERRISDSTSSTFMKDRQGKKVASRKEDLRELVEHFNIDVENPCVIMSQDKSREFLHSGNDKDKFKFFFKATLLQQVDELLQTIIKQLKDAFALVDELETLIRPIQLELSELQEKIKNMERVEEISREVQQLKKKLAWSWVYDVDRQLQEQGAKIEKLKDRIPTCQAKIDSILHNLEKLQEHFSNKKVQVACLVEKTSLVRRRKDELWDAFCVATKEKLELEEEHGRSTKQIQKMLNNVRMLEEQARDIQEKHFRNTQAEESEIEEQIKEIEYAVDHVKSILSSLKDEGNTLSEHASAEADVMKKINDEIKDYEKKQREIDRQIRELQLHQTNRVTAFGGDGVLRLLREIERHHHKFTMPPIGPIGAHVTLVNGDTWAPAVEQAIGKLLNAFIVTNSKDASALRTCAKEARYNYFPIVIHEFSRPRLNIPNHSLPQTKHPTTLSVLRSDNPTVFNVLVDTVKAERQVLVKDYNIGRAVAFDQRIPNLMEVFTLDGFRMFSRGSVQTILPSNKKLRIGRLCGSFDDQIKEFEKHALSVDVEIKQCKSRKRESEKKLWDFDSRLHNVKRRRLDVERDLTAKSMKLRDVQNSLVAEAGVSPESTTNELLQEISNVKMEIQQKEALLETLRERMIEAEAKARTLKLSFEDLGESTKGEIVAFQKAEEELTEIEKEINAAQAMRAHYESVMNDKVLPLIKEAEAQYLDLENSRKESYRKASVICPESEIEALGGWDGSTPEQLSAHLNRLNQRLKHESHQYSESIDDLRMLYQEKEHKILRKLQTYKAFREKLDACQKALDLRWKKFNRNASLLKRELTWQFNGHLGKKGISGHINVSYEEKTLSVEVKMPQDASSGIVRDTRGLSGGERSFSTLCFAMALHEMTEAPFRAMDEFDVFMDAVSRKISLDTLVEFALAQGSQWIFITPHDISMVKQGERIKKQQMAAPRS, via the exons ATGAGTTATTCTAGGGTATTACCCGATCAAATCTACGGCGGTCAACGATCCGGGGCGGGTACTATCAAGAGGATCCGGTTAGAAAACTTCATGTGCCATAGTAGTCTCGAAATCGAACTCTGCGAGGGGGTTAATTTCATCACCGGTCAAAATGGAA GCGGTAAGAGTGCGATGCTGACCGCTTTATGTATTGCGTTTGGCTGCCGTGCCAAAGATACTCAAAGGGCATCTAAGTTGaaagaatttataaaaacTGGTTGCAG TTATGCTATTGTTCAAGTGGAAATTAAAAATGAGGGAGTGGATGCTTTTCGACCAGAAATTTACGGTGATTACATAATGATTGAACGCAGGATTTCTGACTCTACAAGCTCCACTTTTATGAAGGATCGTCAAG GTAAAAAAGTTGCTAGTCGAAAGGAGGATCTTCGTGAGCTGGTTGAACATTTCAAT ATTGATGTTGAGAATCCATGTGTTATTATGAGTCAAGACAAAAGCAGGGAGTTTTTGCATTCTGGGAATGACAAAGATAAATTCAAG TTCTTTTTTAAGGCTACGCTTCTTCAACAAGTTGATGAACTTTTACAAACAATTATCAAACAATTGAAGGATGCATTTGCTCTTGTTGATGAGTTGGAGACTTTGATAAGACCCATTCAGCTTGAACTTAGTGAACTGcaagaaaagattaaaaacaTGGAGCGTGTAGAAGAGATATCACGGGAGGTGCaacagttaaaaaaaaagctcgCCTGGTCATGGGTGTATGATGTGGACAGGCAATTGCAGGAGCAAGGGGCTAAGATTGAAAAGCTGAAAGACCGCATACCCACTTGCCAAGCTAAAATAGATTCAATATTG CATAACTTGGAGAAGTTGCAGGAACACTTCTCAAACAAGAAAGTTCAAGTTGCATGTTTGGTGGAAAAGACATCTTTAGTGAGGAGAAGAAAAGATGAATTGTGGGATGCTTTTTGTGTG GCAACAAAAGAGAAGCTTGAGCTAGAAGAAGAGCATGGCCGCAGCACTAAGCAAATTCAGAAGATGCTGAATAATGTTAGGATGCTTGAAGAACAAGCCCGTGATATTCAGGAGAAACATTTTAGAAATACACAG GCTGAAGAATCAGAAATAGAGGAACAGATTAAAGAAATTGAATATGCAGTTGATCATGTCAAATCAATACTCTCTAG TTTGAAGGATGAGGGGAATACTTTGTCAGAGCATGCTTCAGCAGAAGCGGATGTAATGAAGAAGATTAATGATGAG ATTAAAGACTATGAAAAGAAGCAGCGTGAGATTGATCGTCAAATTCGTGAGCTTCAGCTACATCAAACCAACAGG GTTACAGCTTTTGGGGGAGATGGGGTGCTTCGTCTTCTACGTGAAATTGAGAGGCATCATCACAAATTTACAATGCCACCTATTGGTCCAATAGGTGCCCATGTG ACATTGGTCAATGGTGATACATGGGCTCCTGCTGTTGAACAAGCCATTGGGAAGTTGCTCAATGCTTTCATTGTGACAAATTCTAAGGATGCTTCTGCTTTGAGAACATGTGCAAAGGAGGCAAGATATAACTACTTTCCTATTGTCATACATGAGTTTTCAAGACCAAG GTTGAATATACCAAATCACTCGCTTCCCCAGACCAAGCACCCAACTACTCTATCCGTTTTACGTTCTGATAACCCTACTGTTTTTAATGTTCTAGTAGATACG GTTAAAGCTGAGAGGCAAGTTCTTGTTAAAGATTACAACATTGGAAGAGCAGTTGCATTTGACCAAAGAATACCGAATTTGATGGAGGTTTTCACCTTAGATGGGTTTAGAAT GTTTTCACGTGGTTCAGTCCAGACAATTCTTCCCTCAAATAAAAAGCTTAGAATTGGTCGCCTTTGTGGTTCTTTTGATGATCAAATTAAGGAGTTTGAAAAACATGCGTTAAGTGTTGATGTAGAAATTAAACAGTGCAAGAGTAGGAAGAGGGAGTCAGAGAAAAAGCTTTGGGATTTTGACAGCAGGCTACATAATGTGAAG AGAAGGCGCTTGGATGTAGAGCGTGATTTGACGGCAAAGAGCATGAAACTGCGGGATGTGCAGAATTCACTTGTTGCTGAAGCTGGTGTGTCACCTGAGTCAACTACTAATGAACTTCTTCAAGAAATTTCG AATGTTAAAATGGAGATCCAGCAGAAGGAAGCATTGCTAGAAACGCTCCGAGAGAGGATGATTGAAGCAGAAGCAAAGGCCAGAACTCTTAAGTTATCATTTGAGGATTTAGGCG AGTCAACAAAAGGGGAGATTGTAGCCTTTCAGAAAGCAGAGGAGGAGCTAACAGAGatagagaaagaaataaatgcTGCACAAGCG ATGAGGGCCCATTATGAAAGTGTTATGAACGACAAGGTTCTTCCTCTTATCAAGGAGGCAGAGGCACAATATCTGGATCTTGAAAACAGTCGTAAG GAGAGTTATAGAAAGGCTTCTGTTATTTGTCCTGAGAGTGAAATTGAAGCGTTAGGAGGTTGGGATGGAAGCACACCAGAGCAACTAAGTGCGCACTTAAACAGACTGAATCAGAGACTTAAGCATGAGAGCCATCA aTATTCGGAATCAATTGATGATCTTAGGATGTTGTATCAGGAGAAAGAACATAAGATTTTAAGGAAACTGCAAACGTATAAAGCTTTTCGAGAAAAATTAGAT GCTTGTCAAAAAGCTCTTGACTTGCGTTGGAAAAAGTTTAATCGGAATGCATCTCTTCTTAAGCGCGAGTTGACTTGGCA ATTTAATGGCCATTTGGGAAAGAAAGGTATCAGTGGACACATTAATGTTAGTTATGAAGAAAAGACCCTTTCAGTAGAG GTTAAAATGCCTCAAGATGCATCAAGCGGCATTGTTCGTGATACAAGAGGACTTTCAG GAGGGGAGCGCTCCTTCTCAACGCTATGCTTTGCAATGGCTCTTCATGAAATGACTGAAGCCCCATTTCGAGCAATGGATGAGTTTGATGTGTTTATG GATGCAGTTAGCCGAAAAATCAGTTTGGACACTTTAGTTGAGTTTGCACTGGCACAAGGATCCCAATGGATATTTATCACACCTCATGATATCAG CATGGTGAAGCAAGGTGAGAGGATAAAGAAACAGCAGATGGCAGCCCCCCGTTCTTGA